A section of the Tachysurus fulvidraco isolate hzauxx_2018 chromosome 7, HZAU_PFXX_2.0, whole genome shotgun sequence genome encodes:
- the primpol gene encoding DNA-directed primase/polymerase protein — MMMRGKWQDRVKAVEQRALSYQSAPISCPYKARLSRPWQPSSIWRLFPRQSNAIAFSQCCKQDVHVFALEKESTGAGQRIYLVTSYSELWHYYSSHRQSLMHCYEVIPDGAVCKLYFDLEFDVASNKHMDGTKMVASLIQYVCVKLEKVYGLKYSARDVLNLDSSTAEKFSRHLIFILSDCAFKDNRHVGSFIHHILKPALKHLHKGSENSPENVDEASNGPQSKRMKHEDEEDLSFLIVKGKDGQKQLFVDLGVYTKNRNFRLYKSSKLGKNAAFSVAEDNEFIPVSNKHTTEEERIFLASLITNVSFTSQRILTHNAPETTSKETQRSAQCRGTHGTELAGKLQTSPYKELDDFVLKVVHKDGVQGSIRHWTYFLSEQLLVYDIGKFRWCSNVGRFHKSNNIIIIVDLKEEVWYQRCHDPECRRLNYRSSSYPLPQEVCLSYMLKEDEDDQQFLMDELGNIELSPSVETDRCSSHLQTDNTQECWDDDALYLEALDKMERTIEGKEEIPDELMIRALTECEATLV; from the exons atgatgatgaggggaAAGTGGCAGGACCGAGTGAAGGCGGTGGAGCAGAGGGCTTTATCCTACCAGTCCGCCCCAATCAGCTGTCCGTATAAAGCTCGTCTGTCCCGGCCTTGGCAGCCGTCCTCTATATGGAGGTTGTTCCCTCGCCAGAGCAATGCCATTGCTTTTAGCCAGTGCTGCAAGCAG GATGTGCACGTGTTTGCTCTGGAGAAAGAAAGCACAGGTGCAGGGCAGAGGATTTATTTAGTGACCAGCTACAGTGAGCTCTGGCACTACTACAG TTCACACAGACAGTCCTTGATGCACTGCTATGAAGTGATTCCTGATGGCGCTGTATGTAAGCTCTACTTTGACCTGGAGTTTGATGTAGCTTCTAATAAACACATGGATGGCACAAAGATGGTGGCGTCACTGATTCAG tatgtatgtgtgaaatTGGAGAAGGTGTACGGTCTAAAGTACTCGGCGAGGGACGTGCTGAATCTGGACTCCAGCACAGCCGAGAAGTTCAGCCGCCATCTCATCTTCATCCTGTCCGACTGTGCGTTCAAGGACAACAGGCATGTCG GCAGTTTCATCCATCACATACTCAAACCAGCACTGAAACATCTCCATAAAGG CTCTGAGAACTCTCCAGAAAACGTTGATGAAGCCAGCAACGGGCCTCAGTCAAAGAGAATGAAGCATGAGGACGAGGAAGACCTGAGCTTTTTGATAGTGAAGGGAAAGGATGGACAAAAGCAGCTCTTTGTGGATCTTG GCGTGTACACCAAAAACCGAAACTTCCGTCTGTACAAGTCGTCCAAGCTGGGGAAGAATGCTGCCTTCTCCGTAGCCGAGGATAACGAGTTTATCCCAGTTTCCAACAAGCATACTACAGAGGAGGAACGCATATTCCTGGCCTCTTTGATCACCAACGTGAG CTTCACATCACAGAGGATCCTGACACACAATGCTCCGGAGACTACTTCAAAGGAAACTCAGCGTTCAGCTCAATGCAGAGGCACACACGGCACAG AGCTTGCAGGAAAACTTCAGACTTCACCATACAAGGAACTGGATGACTTTGTGCTGAAGGTGGTGCACAAAGACGGCGTTCAAGGAA GTATTAGACACTGGACATACTTCTTATCGGAGCAGCTGCTGGTGTATGACATTGGGAAGTTCCGCTGGTGTTCTAACGTGGGTCGCTTCCACAAGAGCAACAACATCAT AATTATCGTGGATCTGAAAGAAGAGGTGTGGTACCAAAGGTGCCATGATCCTGAGTGCAGGAGACTGAACTACAGGTCTTCTA GTTACCCACTACCACAGGAAGTGTGTTTGAGCTACATGCTGAAGGAG GACGAGGACGATCAGCAGTTCCTCATGGACGAGTTGGGAAACATCGAGCTGAGTCCGAGTGTCGAAACGGACCGATGTTCTTCACACCTCcagacagacaacacacaggAGTGTTGGGATGATGACGCTTTGTACCTGGAGGCACTGGATAAAATGGAAAGGACCATTGAGGGAAAAGAGGAGATTCCTGATGAGCTCATGATCCGGGCGTTGACTGAGTGTGAAGCTACACTCGTCTGA